A genomic region of Arachis stenosperma cultivar V10309 chromosome 9, arast.V10309.gnm1.PFL2, whole genome shotgun sequence contains the following coding sequences:
- the LOC130949261 gene encoding secreted RxLR effector protein 161-like — protein METPMHHNTKLDKDEHVRYVDETRYRGMIGSLMYLTSSRPYIIQNVGVYSRFQSKPKESHLSAVNRIIRYVLGTTDYGLWFLKTDFFQLVGFCDADFARIELIKEVQVACAAFLENHSLFGLARSKPQWHFQQPKLSIL, from the coding sequence ATGGAAACTCCCATGCATCATAATACCAAGCTTGATAAGGATGAACATGTTAGATATGTTGATGAGACACGCTATAGAGGGATGATTGGATCTTTGATGTATCTAACCTCCTCAAGGCCTTATATCATCCAAAATGTTGGAGTATACTCAAGGTTTCAATCAAAGCCTAAGGAATCCCATCTCTCAGCTGTTAATAGGATCATCCGATATGTGCTTGGTACCACTgattatggtttatggtttcttAAGACTGATTTCTTTCAACTAGTGGGTTTctgtgatgcagattttgctAGGATAGAATTGATAAAAGAAGTACAAGTGGCATGTGCTGCTTTCTTGGAAAATCACTCATTGTTTGGTCTAGCAAGAAGCAAGCCACAGTGGCACTTTCAACAGCCGAAGCTGAGTATATTGTAG
- the LOC130948067 gene encoding uncharacterized protein LOC130948067, with amino-acid sequence MEHKKRGVVTNVHDDDDSGDEAKMEKFYSLLRRFRDARDRRKSELKEMEKHERNVKKMKTSNDDGINKKAKTTTTTTAEDSFELQDFTTEIEFRKPPSVFPNPVRCDTVTDARKGKKEQRQQDRPLDLKLTL; translated from the coding sequence ATGGAACACAAAAAGAGAGGGGTAGTTACAAATGTTCATGACGACGATGATTCAGGAGATGAGGCCAAGATGGAGAAATTTTACTCTTTGCTGCGGAGATTCCGAGACGCTCGAGATCGACGAAAGAGCGAGTTGAAGGAGATGGAGAAGCACGAGAGGAACGTGAAAAAGATGAAGACCAGCAATGACGATGGTATTAATAAGAAGGCCAAGACGACGACTACTACTACTGCAGAGGATTCTTTTGAGCTGCAGGATTTTACAACTGAGATTGAATTCAGAAAGCCCCCTTCGGTTTTTCCCAACCCTGTTCGATGTGATACCGTTACCGACGCCAGAAAAGGGAAGAAGGAACAACGCCAACAGGATCGTCCTCTTGACCTCAAACTGACTCTCTAA